The sequence GCAGAATTTTTCAATAAAAAGAAGGTGATCATTCAGATGGCAACCAAACAGGCGCTTGCCGAAATCAGGCAGGATCTTGAAAATTTTGTGGGCACCCGGGTCAGGCTCAGGTCCTATAAGGGACGGAACAAGGTGGTGGAGCGGGAAGGGGTTCTGGAACGCACCTACCCCAACATCTTTGTGATCAAGCTGGATGAAAAAAGATCCCAGCGGCGCATTTCCTTCAGTTACACAGATGTCTTGACGGAGAGTGTGGAGTTGACCGTCTGCCGTGAGGGTGGTGACGTGAAGATCACAGCCGCCCGGGGCTGAGGAAGAGCCTCCGAAAAGATGCCCTTCGGAAAGTCCGGAGGGCTTTCTTCTTTCAACAGGTAGTTAACGGAAAGCACTGTCAGGATCCGCCCATTTCCTGCACAGCGTTCCCGTCAACGAGGAGATTGTAATGCAGGCGATGGTCAAGGGTCTGGTGCTGCCCTGTCACCAAAGCGGGCCTGGTTCTCTTGAACCTGTTTTTTGTTTAAGAGATCGTGACAATTACTGGGGAGAAGGAAAGGGGCCGGTTCTCTGCGCGGAGCCTGGCCAACGAAAAAGCGTCCCTGCAGGACGCTTGAAAGAAACCTTTTATTTATTTTAAAAACTGAACGAGGACAGCTGCCATTACCTGCTGAAATTCAGGAGTTTTGAGCAGATTGACAAAGATCGCCGGACTTGGCACGAGGCTGATTTGCTGGGCGGGAATTCCTTCGGCAGAGGCCTGTTTCTGCAGGGCGGCCCGCGCCAGTTCAACAACCTGCTCCAGAGCCCCCGCTGCCTCCCGGATGTACTCGGCCCAACTGCTGATATTCCCGAGCACCGCCGTTACATTCCCGTTGACCAGGGACTCCCGAAATATCTCTTTGCCCCGCCTGACCTGAACTTCCGGTGCTGCCCCCTTCTCAACTTCGGGCGCATATTTCCTTTCTCCGGACCGGATATTCTCCTCCAAGCCCAATCCCCCCTTCCCTTAACTCATCCGGACACCTACTATTATATTCCCGCTCTTTGGAATTGGTTTTACTCCCCTCCGGCCTTTAATAGGAAGAACGCGGAAGGCCGAGGCGAAACTTGCCCCGGGTCTGAACCCCCCCGATCCCTTTTGGCCCCGTTACCGCGTGCTCTAAAATTTCCGGCAAGAATAACTTCTCGTAGATAGAAGTGAAGGCGATTTTTTCGGCAATGAACACAGGATCGAGAACGTGGATCATCACCCGTTCGGGGGCGCTGGCAAAGTTGGCTCCCGCCTCGATCAGCGCCTCGTAGTACGACTGGCACCCCCCGGCGATGATCACCAGATCGTCCCGGCCCGGTTCGTACTCCCGCGCCCGCCGGACCGCTTCGCAAAAATAGCGGGAGTGCCGGTAGTTCTCCATGTTCCGGTAATCCCGCTTTCCTTTTAAAAAGCCGTCGTGGCCGGTCAAGACAAGAATATCGGGGCGCTCCTCCCGCAGGTAGCGATAGACGAGGGCCGGCTGCTCTCGCTCAGGCACATGGATAACGCGGCATGGAACATCCAGCTGAAGATAGGTATGGAGGCAGAGCTCGCGGTACTCGCGGTCGCCGTCTAAATGAAGCACCCGGCCCGGTAACTCAAAAAAATTCAAGCCCGCCTCCTTTTTGCCGTTCCGGAGGATGGTTGCCTGCCTCAGTTGGGATTGGCGGGCCCGCGCCTGGCGGATGAATTCACCCTGCTTTCTGACAAATTCCCGACGGTGCAGAGTGACTTCGCTGATGCTCCTTTTCTCTAAATCCTCCACCGGAGCGTCTGCATAAAGGCGGACGCAAAGACCCCTGAGCAGGGCCCAAACTTTTGCATCCTCCTGAAAAATCGCCTCAACCCGGAAAAAAATATCTCCTCCGTAGGACTTTCGCGTCACAACGTCTCCAACCCTCACCTCTTTCACCAGACCACTTCCTTT is a genomic window of Bacillota bacterium containing:
- a CDS encoding Veg protein, producing MATKQALAEIRQDLENFVGTRVRLRSYKGRNKVVEREGVLERTYPNIFVIKLDEKRSQRRISFSYTDVLTESVELTVCREGGDVKITAARG
- the yabG gene encoding sporulation peptidase YabG produces the protein MKEVRVGDVVTRKSYGGDIFFRVEAIFQEDAKVWALLRGLCVRLYADAPVEDLEKRSISEVTLHRREFVRKQGEFIRQARARQSQLRQATILRNGKKEAGLNFFELPGRVLHLDGDREYRELCLHTYLQLDVPCRVIHVPEREQPALVYRYLREERPDILVLTGHDGFLKGKRDYRNMENYRHSRYFCEAVRRAREYEPGRDDLVIIAGGCQSYYEALIEAGANFASAPERVMIHVLDPVFIAEKIAFTSIYEKLFLPEILEHAVTGPKGIGGVQTRGKFRLGLPRSSY